A single genomic interval of Hevea brasiliensis isolate MT/VB/25A 57/8 chromosome 4, ASM3005281v1, whole genome shotgun sequence harbors:
- the LOC131179434 gene encoding uncharacterized protein LOC131179434, which produces MDPLKYLFEVPTLVGKLAKWLVLLSEFDIVYETRKTIKGRVVAEFLSENPVNEEEEVETAFPDESLKLVEVQPWKMYFDGAMNKSGAGIGVVLEAPNGEQLLMSKRLCFPTTNNIAEYEACICGLEALIAVGAKNVEVFRDSMLVVSHIKGEWELKEEKLRPYLEYATKLLFSFEEVTMKHMPRAKNQMADALATLASLWEKGDQKLTQPVILMRSRIPCYEGLIIAHLDLEDEMKWYEDIRRYLEVREYPQSANSRDRATIRRLATRFTLVGATLQKVLRRTIALVCDKKAV; this is translated from the coding sequence ATGGATCCTTTAAAGTACCTATTTGAAGTACCGACGCTAGTTGGAAAATTGGCCAAATGGTTGGTCCTACTGTCTGAATTTGATATTGTGTATGAGACTCGAAAAACCATCAAAGGGCGTGTAGTGGCCGAATTTCTTtctgaaaatccagttaatgaAGAGGAAGAAGTCGAAACAGCCTTCCCGGATGAGAGTCTTAAGTTAGTAGAGGTCCAGCCATGGAAAATGTACTTTGATGGGGCCATGAATAAGAGCGGAGCCGGTATAGGGGTAGTTTTGGAAGCACCGAATGGAGAACAATTGTTAATGTCAAAAAGGCTATGTTTCCCAACCACTAATAATATTGCAGAATATGAGGCTTGCATTTGTGGCCTAGAGGCATTAATAGCTGTTGGGGCTAAAAATGTGGAGGTGTTTAGAGATTCAATGCTAGTAGTTTCCCATATTAAAGGTGAAtgggaattgaaagaagaaaagttgaggccATACCTAGAGTATGCTACGAAACTATTATTTAGCTTTGAGGAAGTGACAATGAAGCACATGCCTAGAGCTAAGAACCAGATGGCTGATGCTCTAGCCACGCTGGCATCCTTATGGGAGAAGGGTGATCAGAAGTTGACCCAGCCAGTTATCCTGATGAGGAGTAGAATCCCATGCTATGAAGGGTTAATAATAGCACATTTAGATCTAGAAGATGAGATGAAATGGTATGAGGACATAAGAAGATATTTAGAGGTAAGAGAATACCCACAGTCAGCCAATAGTagggatagagctacaattcgtagATTAGCCACTCGATTCACTTTGGTGGGGGCAACTCTACAAAAGGTTCTTCGAAGGACTATTGCTCTTGTGTGTGACAAAAAAGCAGTCTGA